One Pantoea trifolii genomic region harbors:
- a CDS encoding N-acetylmannosamine-6-phosphate 2-epimerase, which yields MKAPMLAQIQGKLVVSCQALEDEPLHSPFIMSRMALAAMEGGAAAIRANSLLDVQQIMQTVDLPIIAIIKRDYPGSDVYITATLREVDELMVANPAMIALDATLHTRPGDLQLPALVAAIRQRYPHLLLMADIATVEEARNASELGFDCVGTTLHGYTAETQGCYLAADDCRFLRDVLAAVEVPVIAEGNVETPEMAAHCLALGAHAVVVGGAITRPQQITRRFVNAIN from the coding sequence ATGAAAGCACCGATGCTGGCCCAGATTCAGGGAAAACTGGTGGTCTCGTGTCAGGCTCTGGAAGATGAGCCGTTACACAGCCCGTTTATTATGTCGCGCATGGCGTTGGCGGCAATGGAAGGTGGTGCGGCAGCGATTCGCGCCAACAGCCTGCTCGACGTGCAGCAGATTATGCAAACGGTGGATTTGCCGATTATCGCCATTATTAAACGCGACTATCCCGGCAGCGATGTGTACATCACCGCGACGCTGCGGGAAGTGGATGAGTTGATGGTGGCGAATCCGGCGATGATTGCGCTGGATGCCACGCTACACACGCGTCCTGGCGATTTGCAGCTGCCGGCATTGGTGGCGGCGATTCGCCAGCGCTATCCGCATTTGCTGCTGATGGCTGATATCGCCACAGTGGAAGAAGCGCGCAATGCGTCAGAATTAGGTTTCGATTGCGTTGGTACCACGCTGCACGGGTACACCGCAGAAACGCAAGGTTGTTATCTGGCTGCCGATGATTGCCGCTTCCTGCGTGACGTTTTAGCTGCGGTAGAAGTGCCGGTCATCGCCGAAGGGAATGTCGAAACGCCGGAAATGGCGGCGCACTGTCTGGCGCTGGGCGCGCATGCAGTGGTGGTCGGCGGCGCGATTACGCGTCCACAGCAGATAACGCGCCGCTTTGTGAATGCCATCAATTAA